A stretch of the Tolypothrix sp. NIES-4075 genome encodes the following:
- a CDS encoding hybrid sensor histidine kinase/response regulator, translated as MNNSPIKVLLVDDDEDDYILTRDWFDEFQVTGSELEWVSSYAKAREAIAQNRHDIYLVDYRLGEGDGLELLSEAIANGSTAPIILLTGKGDREIDIEAMKAGAADYLEKSQLSSPLLERSIRYAIERKQTEQKIREQAALLDVATDAIYVRDLDNKILFWNKAAERLYGCRKEEAIGKRIQDIWQTKHALQLQEALNILMKNGSWEGELHQTTKYDKEIIVESRWTLVPFDKKSQSILVVNTDITQKKQLEAQFLRAQRLESIGTLASGIAHDLNNVLAPILMTAQLLETQLHDARSKRLLPILVTNAKRGANLVKQVLSFTRGVEGDRTILQLKHLILEIRQVIKETFPKSIEVDCETSRNLWTVSGDATQLHQVLMNLCVNARDAMPNGGILTISAENFIVDEHYAKMHLDAKIGSYIVVIVADTGIGITHEVLDRIFEPFFTTKELGKGTGLGLSTVLGIVKSHGGFINVYSEVGKGSKFQVYLPAQETTESPEEKELELPHGSGELVLIIDDEPSIREITKTSLEAYNYKAITASDGIEAIALYAEYRDKISIVLTDMLMPSMDGITTIRTLHKINPNVKIIAISGLATSDKMNAAYDLGIKAFLSKPYTAKQLLETINTVKNS; from the coding sequence ATGAACAACAGTCCAATCAAAGTTCTTCTAGTTGACGATGACGAAGATGATTATATTCTGACTCGTGATTGGTTCGATGAATTTCAGGTAACTGGTAGCGAGCTGGAATGGGTGAGTAGTTATGCAAAAGCTAGAGAAGCGATCGCTCAAAATCGTCACGATATCTATCTGGTTGATTATCGTTTGGGTGAGGGGGATGGACTGGAGTTGTTGAGCGAAGCGATCGCAAATGGTTCCACCGCTCCGATTATTTTACTCACCGGTAAAGGAGATAGAGAAATAGATATCGAGGCAATGAAAGCAGGTGCAGCAGATTATTTAGAAAAAAGTCAGCTTTCATCACCTTTGTTAGAGCGTTCGATTCGCTACGCGATTGAGCGCAAACAAACAGAACAGAAAATTCGCGAACAAGCTGCTTTACTTGATGTCGCTACCGATGCGATTTATGTGCGCGATTTAGACAATAAAATTTTATTTTGGAACAAAGCAGCCGAACGTTTATATGGTTGTAGAAAAGAAGAAGCGATCGGCAAAAGAATCCAAGATATTTGGCAAACCAAACATGCACTGCAACTGCAAGAAGCTCTCAACATTCTGATGAAAAATGGCTCTTGGGAAGGAGAGTTACATCAAACAACCAAATACGACAAAGAAATCATTGTCGAAAGCCGCTGGACATTAGTACCATTTGATAAAAAATCACAGTCAATTCTAGTTGTTAACACTGACATTACGCAGAAAAAACAACTGGAAGCGCAATTTTTACGCGCCCAGCGATTAGAAAGCATTGGCACTTTAGCAAGCGGTATTGCCCACGACCTAAACAACGTCCTCGCGCCGATTTTAATGACCGCACAGCTTCTAGAAACACAATTGCATGATGCGCGGAGTAAGCGACTACTGCCGATATTAGTAACCAACGCCAAACGTGGAGCGAATTTAGTCAAGCAAGTATTATCTTTTACTCGCGGCGTCGAAGGCGATCGCACAATTTTGCAATTAAAGCACTTAATATTAGAAATTCGTCAAGTTATTAAAGAAACATTTCCTAAATCAATAGAAGTTGACTGCGAAACCTCACGAAATCTTTGGACTGTTTCTGGAGATGCTACCCAGTTGCATCAGGTATTAATGAATTTGTGTGTCAATGCTCGTGATGCTATGCCCAATGGCGGAATTTTAACAATCTCTGCCGAAAATTTTATCGTAGATGAGCATTATGCTAAAATGCATCTTGATGCCAAAATTGGTTCTTATATCGTCGTTATAGTTGCTGATACAGGAATTGGCATTACACATGAAGTATTAGACCGGATTTTTGAGCCATTTTTTACCACTAAAGAACTCGGTAAAGGCACAGGTTTAGGACTTTCCACAGTACTTGGTATAGTCAAAAGTCACGGTGGTTTCATCAATGTATACAGCGAAGTAGGGAAAGGCAGCAAATTTCAAGTATATTTACCTGCTCAGGAAACAACAGAATCCCCCGAAGAAAAAGAACTAGAATTGCCACATGGCAGCGGAGAATTGGTTTTGATCATCGATGATGAACCTTCGATTCGAGAGATTACCAAAACATCCCTAGAAGCGTATAACTACAAAGCGATAACCGCTAGCGATGGGATAGAAGCGATCGCCCTTTATGCAGAGTATCGCGATAAAATATCTATAGTCTTAACAGATATGCTAATGCCCTCAATGGATGGCATCACAACCATTCGCACCTTGCACAAAATTAACCCTAACGTCAAGATTATTGCCATCAGCGGACTTGCTACTAGCGATAAAATGAATGCAGCATACGATTTAGGAATCAAAGCTTTTTTATCCAAACCTTACACCGCAAAGCAATTATTGGAAACAATTAATACAGTGAAAAATAGTTAG
- a CDS encoding response regulator: protein MKGRQTTVTILMADDDEDDCLLAREALAESRLSNELHIVSDGEELMDYLYHRGQYTNAKVAPRPGLILLDLNMPKKDGREALREIKADANLRKIPIVVLTTSRAEEDIYRTYDLGANSFIIKPVTFASLVEVMKTIGKYWFEIVELPLEVVGGRNEQQSNQSSSS, encoded by the coding sequence GTGAAAGGTCGGCAAACAACCGTCACAATTTTGATGGCGGATGATGATGAAGACGACTGTTTGTTAGCTCGTGAAGCATTGGCAGAAAGCCGATTGTCAAATGAGCTACACATCGTAAGTGATGGTGAAGAGTTGATGGATTATCTGTACCACCGTGGTCAGTATACCAACGCTAAAGTTGCACCGCGTCCGGGTTTGATTTTGCTCGATTTAAACATGCCCAAAAAAGACGGTCGGGAAGCACTCAGAGAAATTAAAGCTGACGCTAATCTGAGAAAAATTCCGATTGTTGTTTTGACGACCTCTAGAGCAGAAGAAGATATTTACCGTACTTACGATTTGGGTGCAAACTCCTTCATCATTAAGCCTGTCACCTTTGCCTCATTAGTTGAGGTAATGAAAACGATAGGCAAATACTGGTTTGAAATTGTGGAACTACCACTAGAAGTAGTGGGAGGGAGAAATGAACAACAGTCCAATCAAAGTTCTTCTAGTTGA
- a CDS encoding PAS domain-containing protein, whose product MTNLILVVEDNDLIRMQLCDLMQEAGYQVAEASNGSEALAAYTRLQPEIVLIDAIMPVMDGFTCCTELQKLPGGANTPILMITALYDQTSIERAFAAGASDYITKPIQWEVLRQRVNRLIKASLHVKELRQQTEQAQLREAQLRMALNAARMGTWDWDVLTNQITWSDNLEVLFGLEPGSFESTYAAFIECVHPEDRNFISRSIIQAIREEAEYDIEYRFVARDGSLRWAASKGVVFRDSSGMAVRMSGVTIDITKRKQAEERLELYANRQALVAELSQSALAGTNLTALMNSAVTLLAQSLKVEYCKVLELLPDGKALLLWAGVGWQPGLVGKTTVSTGIDSQAGYTLLASEPVIVNDLRTETKFTGSQLLHDHQVVSGMSVIIHGKERPFGVLGTHTTQTRNFSRDEVYFLQAVANILATAIERQKMEDALRESEQRWQLAVQGTNDGIWDWNIKTNQMFVSTRWKEMLGFEQQEISNYLDEWSTRVHPDDIVRVRQLIQDHFAKKTPFYISEHRVRCKHNAYKWILDRGQAQWDDEGNVIRMVGSYTDITERKLAEEQLRQSEERFQIVVRATNDVVWDWDLLKNQVWWNQNVQALGYSTENISLDTRWWHEHIHPEDKVRVVSNINAAIASKKQFWSNEYRFLRGNNTYADILDRGYVVYDNTDKAVRMIGAMMDMSDRKRVEEELLKQNMRSQLFGDVTVKIRESLDIDEILHTSVTEVQQLLHADRVVIFRLWSDGSGTIVKEAVVPGFPVLQARNMIDPCFNEHYIEKYRHGRIGSIHDVDKANIDPCYYEMLQSFGTKANLVVPILFKNQLWGLLIAHQCAHPRNWTTWEAELLRQLADQIGIAVSQAQLLEQETRQRQELARSNDELQQFAFIASHDLQEPLRKIKTFGDRLKATCGDAFTVQGRDYLERMQNAAQRMQSLIEDLLTLSRVTTRAQPFVSVDLAQVTQEVLSDLEVTIQQSGACVEVGELVTVTADPLQMRQLLQNLIGNALKFHRPEEVPFVKIYTEATRAINGSEFCQIIVEDRGIGFEEKYLSRIFNVFQRLHGRSEYEGTGIGLAICRKIAERHNGSITAQSQPGHGAKFIVTLPM is encoded by the coding sequence CTATAGAGCGAGCTTTTGCAGCTGGTGCGAGTGACTATATTACCAAACCGATTCAATGGGAAGTATTGCGGCAACGAGTCAATCGTTTGATCAAAGCTAGCCTTCATGTGAAGGAATTACGACAGCAAACAGAGCAAGCGCAACTGCGAGAAGCGCAATTGCGGATGGCATTAAATGCAGCTCGCATGGGTACTTGGGATTGGGATGTGCTGACCAATCAAATAACTTGGTCGGATAACTTAGAAGTGCTTTTTGGCTTGGAACCAGGTAGTTTTGAGAGTACTTATGCAGCTTTTATTGAATGCGTACATCCCGAAGATCGCAATTTTATCAGCCGCTCGATAATCCAGGCGATTCGGGAAGAGGCAGAATACGACATCGAATATCGATTTGTTGCCCGCGATGGTAGCCTGCGTTGGGCAGCAAGTAAAGGAGTTGTTTTTCGCGACTCCTCCGGGATGGCAGTGCGGATGTCTGGGGTAACAATCGACATTACCAAGCGCAAGCAAGCGGAAGAAAGGCTGGAACTTTACGCTAATCGGCAAGCATTAGTGGCAGAACTTAGCCAAAGCGCTTTAGCTGGTACAAATTTAACTGCATTAATGAATTCAGCCGTGACGCTGCTTGCCCAATCGCTAAAAGTTGAGTATTGCAAAGTTTTGGAATTACTGCCTGACGGTAAAGCATTATTGTTATGGGCGGGTGTAGGCTGGCAACCAGGGTTGGTAGGAAAGACAACCGTCAGCACCGGCATTGATTCGCAAGCTGGCTACACTTTGCTTGCATCTGAACCTGTTATTGTCAATGATTTGCGTACAGAAACTAAGTTCACAGGATCGCAGCTGCTGCACGACCATCAGGTAGTTAGCGGTATGAGTGTTATTATTCATGGTAAAGAGCGTCCTTTTGGCGTTTTGGGCACACACACAACACAAACACGCAACTTCAGCCGAGACGAAGTTTATTTTCTCCAAGCTGTTGCTAATATTTTGGCTACAGCCATTGAGCGTCAAAAGATGGAAGATGCACTCAGGGAAAGCGAGCAACGCTGGCAGTTAGCCGTGCAAGGTACTAATGATGGTATCTGGGACTGGAATATTAAAACTAATCAAATGTTCGTTTCAACTCGTTGGAAAGAAATGCTCGGTTTTGAACAGCAGGAGATTTCCAATTATTTAGATGAATGGTCAACACGAGTGCATCCAGATGATATCGTTCGGGTGAGACAACTTATTCAAGACCACTTTGCCAAAAAAACTCCGTTTTACATCAGCGAGCATCGAGTGCGGTGTAAACATAATGCTTACAAATGGATTTTGGATCGCGGTCAGGCACAGTGGGATGATGAGGGTAATGTAATAAGAATGGTTGGTTCTTATACGGATATTACTGAGCGCAAACTCGCAGAAGAACAACTGCGGCAAAGTGAAGAGCGTTTCCAGATAGTTGTCCGTGCTACTAATGATGTTGTCTGGGATTGGGATTTATTGAAAAATCAGGTGTGGTGGAATCAAAATGTGCAGGCACTTGGTTACTCGACAGAAAATATCAGTTTAGATACTAGATGGTGGCACGAACACATACACCCAGAGGATAAAGTCAGGGTTGTTTCTAATATAAACGCGGCGATCGCTAGCAAAAAGCAATTCTGGTCAAATGAATACCGCTTTTTGCGTGGCAATAATACTTATGCTGACATTTTAGATCGTGGTTATGTCGTTTATGACAATACAGACAAAGCTGTGCGGATGATTGGGGCGATGATGGACATGAGCGATCGCAAGCGAGTAGAAGAAGAATTACTCAAGCAAAACATGCGATCGCAATTGTTCGGGGATGTGACTGTAAAAATTCGCGAGTCTTTAGATATTGACGAAATTCTCCACACCAGCGTCACCGAAGTACAACAACTGCTACACGCAGACCGTGTAGTTATCTTTCGGTTGTGGTCAGATGGTTCGGGAACGATAGTCAAAGAAGCTGTAGTTCCCGGATTCCCCGTGCTTCAGGCACGAAATATGATTGACCCTTGCTTTAATGAACATTACATCGAAAAATACCGCCACGGCAGAATAGGTTCTATTCACGACGTAGACAAAGCTAACATCGATCCTTGCTACTATGAAATGCTGCAATCCTTCGGTACTAAAGCTAATTTAGTTGTGCCGATTCTCTTTAAAAATCAACTTTGGGGACTGCTAATTGCCCATCAGTGCGCTCATCCCCGCAACTGGACTACTTGGGAAGCAGAACTTTTGCGACAACTAGCAGACCAAATCGGTATTGCTGTCTCCCAAGCACAACTTTTAGAACAAGAAACTCGGCAACGTCAAGAATTAGCCCGTTCTAATGATGAGCTGCAACAATTTGCTTTTATTGCGTCCCACGATTTACAAGAACCACTGCGGAAAATCAAAACATTTGGCGATCGCTTAAAAGCTACTTGCGGTGATGCATTCACTGTACAAGGACGCGATTATCTCGAACGAATGCAAAACGCCGCTCAACGAATGCAAAGTTTGATTGAAGACTTGCTGACACTATCACGAGTTACCACCAGAGCGCAACCTTTTGTATCTGTAGATTTAGCACAAGTAACACAAGAGGTATTGTCTGATTTAGAAGTGACTATCCAGCAATCCGGTGCATGTGTGGAAGTCGGTGAGTTAGTCACCGTTACCGCCGATCCGCTCCAGATGCGCCAATTGTTACAAAACTTGATTGGCAATGCTTTAAAATTTCATCGTCCAGAAGAAGTGCCTTTTGTCAAAATCTACACTGAAGCTACTAGAGCGATTAACGGTTCAGAATTTTGTCAAATCATCGTCGAAGATCGAGGTATTGGATTTGAGGAAAAGTATCTATCGCGCATCTTTAACGTTTTTCAACGTCTCCACGGTCGCAGCGAATATGAAGGCACCGGCATCGGTTTAGCTATCTGCCGCAAAATTGCCGAACGTCATAACGGAAGTATCACCGCACAGAGTCAACCCGGACACGGAGCAAAATTTATTGTCACTCTACCAATGTAA